The Hugenholtzia roseola DSM 9546 genomic sequence CTATCCCATCTTGGGCTTTTATACCCTTGATAGTCAAAAGGTGCTTATTTCGGCAAAGCATGAAGTGGGAACGCTACAAGATTTTGAGGTAGGCAATGTCTTTGAAGTCTATTACGATATTATCAATCCTGACGATTTGCATATCATCAAAAACGAATGGTTTGGTTCTATTTTTTATAGTATTTCCGCAACCTGTTTGCTTTTGGTAGGAAGTTGGCTCGCTTTCTTGGCGTGGCGAAAGTACCGCAGGTGGCATCGCCTCCTCAAATATGGGCAAACGCTACAAGCCGACATCAAATCCGTCGCCCGCGATTTGCAGGTGCGGCTCAATGGCACGCCTGCTTATGTCCTCTATTGTGAATGGAGCAGCCCAAGCGAAGATTTAGCCTATGCTTTTCGAAGCGAACCGCTACCCTTCGACCCTACGCCTTTCCTACCTACTCACAACAAAATGACCGTACTGATAGACCCCAAAGAGCCTGAAAGCTATTATATAGAAGTGGCAGAGTTGAAAAAAATGTATGCCGCCTCGCCCCAGTGATGTTAATTGCTAAAAATTAGGTTCGAATGTAGGGATAGGGCAATGCCTTGTCCTATGCCCCAAACCCTAAGGGTCTTGAAGACCCTTAGGGTTTAAGTCCAAATTTTATTTCGTGCCAAATTTGAAAAAAATGTAATAAAACAAGGCTTTTCATAGAACTTAACCTGACTGCGCCTCGCCTCTTGGGAAAAATTGTAAAAAACGTGATAGGCTACAAAAGGGCAAAGGCGCAACTATCCTATTACATCATATCCTATACTATCATATCCTATCCTGCCTGCTTCTCGTCTTGATTTCTTACCTCAAACTTTTTCTCTTATGCAACATTTCGTTTTTTCCTCACTTTTGCTACCTCCGCGAATAGGGCAGAAGCCGATACAACTCCTCTTTTTGGGGTTTTGTTATTTGCTTTGGCTGCCCTTGCAAGCGCAAAAGCCCTTTTCAAACCCCGACAATTTTGTTCAAGATGTCCAGCGCGTCATTGAGCGAAAGACCGACCCCACAACGGTAGAAGTCGTTAGCTCGATTTCAAACCTTTGGGGGACACTAAGCCCCGAAGAGCAGAAACTCTTGCATAACATTTCTAAAAATATGTACGAAAAAGGCTATCAGCCTAACCCCATCTTCGAGGACTTCTATGCCTGCCTGCACTTCGGACAAAAAACAGGCAAATTTAAAGCCCAAGATAGGCTAAGATTTTTGCAAGTAGCCGATACCACTGTTCGCGAAGTAGGCAAAAATGGCGTTGCTAATTTTTTCCGCATCACGCGCACCTTTATCACTGACCACCTCCTCTATAAATACCAAGACCACACCGCTTTTGCCATCTTAGGCAATCGCGATTTTGAGTTTGGATACGGGCGCGAAGGCGCACCTGCCGTAGTGGAAGCACCTATCGTCGACCCCATCGAAGAAATTATAGAAATAGGCGAAAAGGCTACCGAAGATAAAAAAGACCCCAAAACCGAAGAAACCGACGCAGGCGGTTGGGACGATTGGGGTAGCGATTGGGGCAGCAGTGGTAGCGATACAGGCAGCGATAGTGCCACACCCGACCCCGACGTTTGGGGAACTGCCGACGAATGGGGGACACCCTCCGACGATTGGGGCAGCGACGGCGATTGGGGCTGGGGCAGCGAATCAGACAAGAAAAAAGAAGAAAAAAAGCCCGTAGTGGCAGCCGCTCCCATAGAGCGTCCAAAGTTGTCGCAGGCTGCACCCGAAGAGCCTGAAACACGCCTTTTGGCAGGACCTTATATCCGCTTCAAAAATGTCAATTTGAATGTAAAAAATAGAGAAGACGAATTTACGATACAAAACACAGACGGCTTTGTTTTGCTTTCCACAGGCGAATTTGTGGGCGAAAAAGGGCGTTTCGAATGGAAAGCCGCAGGTGTGGAAGCAGGCGTTTATTGTGAGTTTTCCAAATATGTGTTGCCCGTAACGAAAGCCCAAATTTCGGCAAAAAGCGTCAGTTTGATACACCCTAACCGCCTCGATTCTGCCGTCTTGGGCAATTTCGCATATAAGGCATTGAAACAAAACAAGACCGAAAATCCGCCTTATCCTATTTTCATTTCGTATAGAAATGACATAAAAGTCAAAGGTTTGGCAAAAGACCTAACCTATATCGGCGGCTTCGGACTCAAAGGCAATCGCATCACAAGCCAAAGCATGACCGAAGGCGCAGAATCTTCTATTGTAGTAGAAAAAGGCGGCAAGCCCAAATTTAAAGCTACTTCTATCAAGCCTTTTATCTTCAACACCAATAGTGTCAATAATCCGCAGGCAAGGCTTATCATTTACACTTCCGACAAAGATTCGCTCATGCACCCTGGCATGATGTTGCGCTTTTCGCCCGAAGGCAACGGCAAAAGCAAAGAAGCCTATCTTTTGGCACGAAAAGATAACAAGGTCTTCAAAGATGCGCCCATAGAAGATTCCTACCACCGCGTTTCGGTCTTGGCAGATTTGATTACTTGGGATTTGGGTGCAGATACGATGAACATTGCCATTTTGCAGGGCAGAACAGAAACCCCTGTCGTGATAACCTCCAACGACCACTTCTACAAGCCTATCCTAACCGACTTGCAAGGCATGTATTCCTTCAATCCTTTGGTGATGATTTGGGGTTATATTTCCAATAAAAAACCATTTTCGCCTTCTTTTTTTAGTGCAGACATGGCTCGCGATTTCAAACAAAACCCTCTGCACGTAAAACAAGCCATGCGCTTTTTGGCAGGAAAAGGTTTTGTAGAGTACGACGAAGCCACCGACTGGACGCGCCTCACGCGCAAAGGGCAACTTTATGCACGTGCCAATTTGCCGCCCAATAATCCTATGAAAGTGGATTACGATAAAATCATCTTCGCAGGGCAGTCCAATGCTTTGGACAACATTACCTACTACTTCAAAGACAATGAAATGCACGTGCGAGGGGTGAAAGCCGTCCGTTTTGCCCAAATTCGAACCAGCTTGGAACAAGACACCGCCTTTTTCAATGTAGCCGCTCTGCCCTCTGATGGCATTGTCAAGATTAAAGAAAATAGAAGCATGGGTTTTAGCGGACAGGTAGGAGCAAAAAACTTTGTCTTCAACGGCAAAGACTTCGAATTTAATTACGAAGATTTTAAAATCGTCATGCCCAAAATCGACTCGATGCAGTTTTATGTAGAAGGCGATACCCTGCCCAATAATTTCAAAGACGTATCAGGCACATTTTTTATCAACAACCCCTCGAACCGTTCGGGTGAGCGCACCTATTACGACAAGCAAGAGGGCGTTGAAAAACTTTCTTTCCGAAACTACCCTATCTTCGAATCCACTTCGGGCGGACAGGTGAAGTTTCAGGGCAAAGAAATCTTGATGGGTTCTTATTACGATACGGCAAGGGTCAAATTTGATGTAGATAATTTCAGGCTCGATAGTTTAGTAGGTAGGCAGCCCGAAGACCTCAAATTTGCAGGTACTTTCAATAGTAATATTTTTGTAGAACAGTTTAAAGATTCCATTCGCGTAATGGAAGATAAATCTTTGGGCTTTGTGCATAGCGTAAATGACCCACAACACCCCAGCGGTTTGGGCTTGTATGGCGGAAAAGGTAGGCTTGAAAAGGGCTTGGTCTTTCTCACCAACGACGGCGTTAGGGCAGGCGCGGAAAAATATTACGACATGACCGATAGCGTAGCCGAAGCCAATCCGAAGAAGAAGAAACTCATGGACAAGGAAAAAGCCTTATACCCTAATAGTCCTGCAAGAATGACCTATTTAGCCGCTGATATAGAGTCCAACGACTTTATCTTTTTCCCCGACTCGATGGTTTCTTTGGGAACTTTTAAAGCAAAAGCCGCCTACAACAAGGGGCGTATCCATGCCAAAGAAGTAGGCGGAGTAGGTTTTCCGAGTACCTTTATGGAGGATTTTCATATCCAATGGCTACACGCCCAAGATAGCATGCTGCTCACCAGCTTAGAAAAACCCTTCGAGATGTATAAACGCGACGAAGGCGACGTAAAAGTAGCCACTCACACAGGAACGTTAGCCGTCACGCCCAGCGGTCTGAAAGGATACGGTGCTTTCGAAACCGACGAAGCCCTGATAAATTCGCAGGAATTTGCCTTCGAAACGACGCGCTTTCATGGCAATCACGCGCTTTTTCAAATCAAATCTGAAAATGGCGTAAAGCCTGCCGCCATTGCTGCCAACAACGTCAAATTTGATTACAACATCATCGAAAATCCGCGCACTGCCACCATCGAAGCCGAAAACGTAGGCGAAAAGGTCTTTACCTTTCCCTTCTTACAATACACGACCTCTTTGGCAAAAGCCGTTTGGAGCATCGATGCCCAAAATGTAGTTTTCCGACAAGACGACAAAGATGTCAGCGGCGAGCAGATTTTCGAATCTACCGACCCTGCACAATTAGGGCTGAAATATGCCGCCACCAACGCCATTTACGACATGCGCGAGCAGCAGCTCAATATCGAGGGTGTGCCTTATATCTTGGTTGTCGATACCGAAATTGCGCCCTATGGCAGTCAGGTTGTAGTCAAGAAAGGCGGCAGAATCGAGCCGCTTAAAAATGCCGAACTTACCGTTAATTACCTAAGCCGCTATCACCGTTTGGTAGAGGGCAGCATCAATATTGTATCGAAAAACGAATACAAGGGCGAGGCTACCTACAAATATACCAACGACGCAGGCGAAGAATTTGACATCAACATCGACAATTTCGGAAAGCAGGTCATCACCGAATTAGACCTACCCGATAGCTTGCGCAAGACCGATTTGGGCAAAAAATTGGTAGGCACAGAAGGCACAATTTCCACCGCGACCATCAAAGAGGAAGAATTTTTCCGCTATGCTGATGGCAAGCAGTTTAAAGACCAAGTTACGATGAAGGCGTGGCTTCGTCAGCTCGAATTTAACGGACAGGCGCGTTTGGTTTCGGGCAATAGCCCACAAAGTGGTTGGTTTCCGCTCGTTTCCACTGCCGCAGGTGCAGATGCCAAAGGCAAAAAAGGGACAGGTTCGGGTACAGACCTCTTTGTCGTCAATCAGAGCGTCAATGGGCAGCCTTCTTTTGTGGGGCTGTATTTGAGCAAAGAAAAAGGACTCTACGCGCCTATCATGGAAGAGGACAAAGCCATCGGCAGAGATATTCCCATCTTTTTAGCAGAAGGGGCTATCAAAAAGAGTAAGGTCTTAGAATTTGCTGTCATTTCTACCAATAAAGATGGCAAGCCTGCGTCTGAACCTGCCAAAGGCAATGTTTTTGATTTTAGCAAGACCAAAAACGAGGTTCGCGCCGAAGGGACTTTTACCCTGTATGAAAATTCGGCGAAGGTCAATTTGGCTACCGCAGGCAGAGCGCGTGCCAACTATGCCGAAAATCTCTATACTTTTGATTTGATGTTGGCTTTCTTTATCGATTCAAAAGGCGAGGCGTTCAACCTCATGCGCGACCATTTGGCTACTTATGTTTCTGAAAATCGCACCAAAAACAAAATCGAGCGTGTCGTGAAAAAGAACCCCACTACGGTCAATAAGGTTGCCGAAATAGGAGGCGATAAGGCGGGTGAAAGCTTCTTGCGCCGTTTTTCGGTAGGCGATTATGGCGTTTCTGACGCTCTTTCAGATAAGACCCTTATCTTCCCTGCCGTAACGATGAACTGGTCGGTAGATAGAAATACCTTTTATAGTGTTGGCGATTTGCCTTTGGGAGCGATTCTGAAAAAGGAAATTGATGCCAAATGCGAAGGCATGGTAGAAATTCCGCGACAAGCCGAAGCAGGCGACTTTACCCTTTATCTCGAACTCGATGCCGACACTTGGTATTATATCGCCATGAAAGGCAGAGATTTGAAGATGCTCTCCTCAAATGAAGCCTTCAATGCCGAATTGGAAAATCCTAAGTCGAAGGATAAGTTTGAGAAAGCCACTCGCGCCGAAGTAGATGCCTTCCAGAGCCGTTTTAGAAGCACCTACGATACCACACCTGCCATTGCACTTGACTAAAAATCAGGTTGTAGTTTCAAAAAAGTAAATTATCCCCCAAAGTCCCTCCCCAAAAAGGAGGGACTTTTTTGTGCAAAAGTAGGGAAAAGGCATTGCCTTATCCGAAATGAGATTGAAACAAAGACTTATAGCACAAAGCTCCAACTTCGCCATGCAAACTTGCTTCCGACGAAACCAAAAAGAAGGTGAAGCCAAATTTTATTTCGTTTCAAATTTGAAAACACGACGCTTTTTTAGAGTTTAACGATATTTTAGTTTTTTATATTGACTATTTTTGCCCTTTGCGTTATTTTTTTTGAATAACAACGTGCTTCCGAAACAATTTTAGTATCTCTTACTCGTTTCGAAAGTAGAAACAAAGCAGAATAGAAGAAGACCGTTTTTTGGGTTTGCCAAAAGTTACTGTCTTTTCTATCTTTCTTTTTTATTTTTTCTAACACTTTCAAACCTGTTTATTTTCATGAAAACTTTTCAAACACAACCTTACACACTCACAAAATCTTCTTTGTTCTCACTCTTGGGCGTGGCTTTTTTCTTGGTTCTGATGCCTTTTTCAGAAACAAAGGCGCAGGGAATTTTGGATAGGGCTTTGGAGCGCACCAAAAACAAGGTAAAAAATAGAGTCGATAATAAAATCGATAAAGCCGTAGATAAGAGTCTGGACAAGACCGAAGAATCTTTGAAAACAGGCAAAAAAGACAAACAAAATGCAGACGGTTCAGAACAAGAGGCTGATGCCGTTACAGGGCTATTAGGCGGCATGTTGGGCGGCGGCGGCGCGGCACAAGTTGCGGAAGCGTACCAATTTAATAGCAGCTTTTTGATAGAAATGACAAGCCAAAAGGCGAAAGGGAAAAAGCAAGACCCTATGTGGGTGCGCTATCGCCAAAGCTCTCAAAATCAGGAAATTATCGGAATGGAGGTATTGGGCAAAACGGAAACTTCAAAGCCGCAGAGTCAGTCTGTCCTCGATTTTCAAAATCAGGCAATGGTGATTTTGATGGAAAACGAAGGCGCAAATATGGCTGTCGTTTCTGCCTTTCCCAAAGAGATGCAAACCCAAGAGCAAGCCGCTAACGAAAAGCCCGTCAAAGTAACCAAGACCAATGAAAAGAAAAGCATCTTAGGCTATCCTTGCGCTAAATACATCATCGAATCAGACGATTTTGTTTCAAATGCCTGGATTACACAAGATATAAAAATCGAGCAATTCAAAGCCATGCGTGCTTTCGTGATGGCAAACAAAAAGCAGGAACAAAATCCGATGACGCAGATAGAGGAGGGTTTTGTTTTAGAAATGGAGAATACCGACAAAAAGACAGGCGACAAGAGTTTTATCTTGGTAAAAGAAGTCAAACTTGAAGATGCCAAATCTTTCCAAATGTCTAACTATCAGATAGTAGGCGGCAAATAGATAGCCGATAGAGCCGCCCCAGTGATGTTAAATTCTAAAAGTCAAAGGCAATGCCTTATTCCTACACCTGCATCTGATTCTTAGAATTTAACATCACTGCCTTTGATAAGCACAAATTTGGGTATTTTAAAAAACTATCCCAACGCTTCCTTTTTGGTAGCAATCGCCAAGACGAAATGTGGTTCTAATTCTGTGAGAAAATCTATGTTCAGATACTCATTTGTAGGAATAAAACTCGCCAAAGACTGCCCCCGCTCGTTTAGTAGCACGCGAATGTCCTTGCGCCATGTCGCGCCCTTTGCATCTAAACACTTGTAGAGGGCTTCTTTTGCTGACCAAAAGCGCGTCGCAATCCTTCGGTTTCCTCTGCAAAACGCCAATTCCGACTCATGTAAGACACGCGGCGCAACTGTTTCCACTTTCAAACCTACCGCTTCCACATCTAAACCCAAGGCATGGGTGCGCGAAAACGCCAACGCCACCCAAGGGTAGCTATGCGAAATAGAAATGTGCGCCGTATGCGGCTTTAAAAAAGGCTTTCCTGTATGCGCTTTTTCTACCTTGTGAGAAGGGAAAAAGTGGCTTAGAAGCAAGGCTGCCGCCATTTTTTCTAAGCGTATCGTCGGATTTTTGTAGGTAGCAAAAGCTTCCTCTTCTTGGGCAAGGCTATGAAGTTGCGCCTCGTTTTCGTCTATTTTCCACAAGACTAAATCGTAATGTGGAAACTTTTTGTGTAAAAAAATGGGCATGGTACGGCTTTTTAAGACGGTAATAGCATCTTAACAACTTGTGCAATATATTGTTTGACAAAGTAAGATTTTAGCCCTAAAAATTATCAAGGTCTAAACCTAAATCAAAATTTGCATTGTCTTTTTGTACAATTTGCTCTTTCACCCATTTGAGCGCGACTGCTTCTTCCTTAAAAATGGCGCACTGCAAACTGCCCTGTGGAAAAAGCGACTGAATAGACTGACGAATATTCTGTTCTACAAAAAAGCTATCAGCAATCACAACGGCACAAATACCTTTTTCTAAGAGTTCTTTCTGTTGGGGCAAAAAAGTTTGAGTCGCCCAAGTGCAGGCATCAGGGTGTATCATCATCTTTTTTTGATTTAAAAGCCAACAGAATTTATTGTTTTTACGCGCATATTCTGCCAAAAACTTATACGCAAGTTGATTGGTCGCAACATCTACAACGCCCTGCCAAGTAGCCTGGACAATAGAATCGCCTAAAAGCGCAATATGCAAATTGCGTCTGTCAAAAATGGGTACGCTCATTAAAGATTTCATCGGAATTAAGGAAATAAGAAAGTTTAAAGAATTTTAAGACACAGACGCAAAAAGCAAAGATAGTGT encodes the following:
- a CDS encoding 4'-phosphopantetheinyl transferase family protein; translation: MPIFLHKKFPHYDLVLWKIDENEAQLHSLAQEEEAFATYKNPTIRLEKMAAALLLSHFFPSHKVEKAHTGKPFLKPHTAHISISHSYPWVALAFSRTHALGLDVEAVGLKVETVAPRVLHESELAFCRGNRRIATRFWSAKEALYKCLDAKGATWRKDIRVLLNERGQSLASFIPTNEYLNIDFLTELEPHFVLAIATKKEALG
- a CDS encoding DUF3592 domain-containing protein, yielding MKAILDFLFNFLSRLWEELRARLEMLLALVLLLGSLSLFYLAYQAYEEKKNKAQKYERTFARVIEVKWHESGNYYPILGFYTLDSQKVLISAKHEVGTLQDFEVGNVFEVYYDIINPDDLHIIKNEWFGSIFYSISATCLLLVGSWLAFLAWRKYRRWHRLLKYGQTLQADIKSVARDLQVRLNGTPAYVLYCEWSSPSEDLAYAFRSEPLPFDPTPFLPTHNKMTVLIDPKEPESYYIEVAELKKMYAASPQ
- a CDS encoding DUF4412 domain-containing protein — protein: MKTFQTQPYTLTKSSLFSLLGVAFFLVLMPFSETKAQGILDRALERTKNKVKNRVDNKIDKAVDKSLDKTEESLKTGKKDKQNADGSEQEADAVTGLLGGMLGGGGAAQVAEAYQFNSSFLIEMTSQKAKGKKQDPMWVRYRQSSQNQEIIGMEVLGKTETSKPQSQSVLDFQNQAMVILMENEGANMAVVSAFPKEMQTQEQAANEKPVKVTKTNEKKSILGYPCAKYIIESDDFVSNAWITQDIKIEQFKAMRAFVMANKKQEQNPMTQIEEGFVLEMENTDKKTGDKSFILVKEVKLEDAKSFQMSNYQIVGGK